In Myxococcus stipitatus, the following are encoded in one genomic region:
- a CDS encoding histidine phosphatase family protein — MKTELILLRHGETEWNALGLLQGHLDSPLSTEGLRQADALAARLSTLSFSALYSSDLGRALETARRIATRTGHEVHPDARLRERGLGLLEGLTREEARQRHPEIFGEYATNAPDYVVPGGESSAQRLSHAVQCLGDVGKRHPGERVVVVTHGGVLSSFFRHSLGIPPNTPRAFSVRNACWNQFDYHQGAFTLVTWGDLTHLRATSRDDP, encoded by the coding sequence ATGAAGACCGAGCTCATCCTGCTGCGGCACGGCGAGACGGAGTGGAACGCCCTGGGGCTCCTCCAGGGCCACCTCGACAGTCCGCTCAGCACCGAGGGCCTGCGACAGGCGGACGCGCTCGCCGCGCGCCTGTCCACCCTGTCCTTCAGCGCGCTGTACAGCAGCGACCTGGGCCGCGCCCTCGAGACGGCCCGGCGCATCGCCACTCGCACGGGCCACGAGGTCCACCCGGACGCCCGGCTGCGGGAGCGCGGCCTGGGCCTCCTCGAGGGACTCACCCGCGAGGAGGCTCGCCAGCGCCACCCCGAGATTTTCGGCGAGTACGCCACCAACGCCCCGGACTACGTCGTGCCCGGAGGCGAGAGCTCCGCCCAGCGCCTGAGCCACGCGGTGCAGTGCCTGGGCGACGTGGGCAAGCGTCACCCGGGTGAGCGCGTGGTGGTCGTCACCCACGGCGGAGTGCTGAGCAGCTTCTTCCGCCACAGCCTGGGGATTCCCCCCAACACGCCGCGCGCGTTCAGCGTCCGCAACGCCTGCTGGAACCAGTTCGACTACCACCAGGGCGCCTTCACCCTGGTGACGTGGGGCGACCTCACCCACCTGCGCGCCACCAGCCGCGACGACCCCTGA
- a CDS encoding aminotransferase class I/II-fold pyridoxal phosphate-dependent enzyme codes for MDLRDQLDSPLFTHFIANYTHPTGPDLLARTEAFFQWQESRRQSGLWPYSRSLEGAPTAECAVRSESGVARQGLNFGSQDYLSLSTHPAVVEAAHRAIRDFGVHSAGSGMFGGNTTPGLRLEQALGEHLRMPYVALFATGWGAGFGAIAGLVRSEDHVVLDALSHASLQQGASAATQKVSRVPHLNNRAMRRKLQELRASDAQNGILVVTEGLFSMDSDVPRIEELQSICHEHGATLLVDVAHDLGALGPSGTGSLGAQNLLGQVDLVVGSFSKTFSSNGGFVATRSAAVRQFVRVMGGPHIFSNAILPVQAAVALESLRIVRSPEGDTLRAKALENILALRAAFAERGVKCLGEPSNVVPVPLGDPKVARVASKLVFERGVFPNLVEYPAVRIRESRFRMQVMSSHSVEQMRHGAQVVMDAVEEARGMLEAPRPSPLRAARAGEDQRARA; via the coding sequence ATGGATCTACGCGATCAGCTCGACTCGCCCTTGTTCACGCATTTCATCGCCAATTACACACACCCCACGGGGCCGGACCTGCTGGCGCGCACCGAGGCGTTCTTTCAATGGCAGGAGTCGCGGCGTCAGTCGGGGCTTTGGCCATACTCGCGCAGCCTGGAGGGGGCGCCCACGGCGGAGTGCGCCGTGCGCAGCGAGTCGGGAGTGGCTCGACAGGGATTGAACTTCGGCTCGCAGGACTACCTGTCGCTGTCCACACATCCCGCGGTGGTGGAGGCGGCGCACCGGGCCATCCGTGACTTCGGGGTGCACAGCGCCGGCTCCGGCATGTTTGGCGGCAACACGACGCCGGGGCTGCGGTTGGAGCAGGCGCTCGGAGAGCACCTGCGGATGCCGTACGTGGCGCTGTTCGCGACGGGGTGGGGCGCGGGCTTCGGTGCCATCGCGGGGCTGGTGCGCTCCGAGGACCATGTGGTGCTGGACGCGTTGTCCCACGCGAGCCTTCAGCAGGGCGCCAGCGCGGCGACGCAGAAGGTGAGCCGGGTGCCGCACCTGAACAACCGCGCGATGCGGCGCAAGCTCCAAGAGCTGCGCGCCAGCGACGCGCAGAACGGCATCCTCGTCGTCACCGAGGGCTTGTTCTCCATGGACTCGGACGTGCCTCGCATCGAAGAGCTCCAGTCCATCTGCCACGAGCACGGCGCGACGTTGCTGGTGGACGTGGCGCATGACCTGGGCGCCTTGGGCCCGTCGGGCACCGGCAGCCTGGGCGCGCAGAACCTGCTGGGCCAGGTGGACCTGGTGGTGGGCTCGTTCTCCAAGACGTTCTCGTCCAACGGGGGCTTCGTCGCGACACGCTCGGCGGCGGTGCGCCAGTTCGTGCGCGTCATGGGCGGGCCGCACATCTTCTCCAACGCGATTCTCCCCGTGCAGGCGGCCGTGGCGCTGGAGTCGCTGCGCATCGTCCGCTCGCCGGAGGGAGACACGCTGCGCGCCAAGGCGCTGGAGAACATCCTCGCGCTGCGCGCCGCGTTCGCCGAGCGCGGGGTGAAGTGCCTGGGCGAGCCGTCCAACGTGGTGCCGGTGCCGCTGGGGGACCCGAAGGTGGCGCGCGTGGCGTCCAAGCTGGTGTTCGAGCGCGGCGTGTTCCCCAACCTGGTGGAGTACCCCGCGGTGCGCATCCGCGAGTCCCGCTTCCGCATGCAGGTGATGTCGTCCCACTCCGTGGAGCAGATGCGGCACGGCGCCCAGGTGGTGATGGACGCCGTCGAGGAGGCGCGTGGGATGCTGGAGGCTCCGCGTCCGAGCCCCCTGCGCGCCGCGCGCGCTGGAGAGGACCAGCGCGCCCGGGCGTGA
- the acs gene encoding acetate--CoA ligase: protein MAETQHEIVSVLTEARVFPPPEAFSRRAHLRSMEDYRRLWDEAARDPDKYWGDRAREELYWKEPFQTVLDWKPPHARWFVEGRTNLAYNCLDRHLATRRDKPAILFEGEPGDRRRVTYGELFTEVNRLANGLKSLGIKKGDRVGIYLPMVPEAVVAMLACARIGAVHSVVFGGFSAEALQERMNDAGAKVVLTADGGWRKGAVVPLLKNVEQALRNMPSVEKVVVAQRTSTGAPALPGPRFMAWDALVKGQSDTCEPEWVESEHPLFILYTSGSTGKPKGVLHTTAGFAMNASLTTRWVFDLREDDIYWCTADVGWVTGHSYVVYGPLMNGVTTVIYEGAPTHPGPDRFWDIIERYKATILYTAPTAIRAFMRLGDDIPRQKDLSSLRLLGSVGEPINPEAWMWYRDVIGQGRCPVVDTWWQTETGSIMISPLPGATPTKPGSATLPLPGIHAEILDRQGNAVPRGQGGLLFITRPWPSMLRTVYGDPERYVRTYFSELPGKYFTGDGARTDADGYFWLMGRVDDVVNVAGHRLGTAEVESALVAHSRVSEAAVVGRPDDLKGTALVAFVTLKNGNAPSAELKKELAQHVSKEIGAIARPDEIRFAEALPKTRSGKIMRRLLRDVAAGKQSSQDTTTLEDLNVLAALQQNDE from the coding sequence ATGGCTGAAACGCAGCACGAGATTGTCTCGGTCCTCACCGAGGCCCGCGTCTTCCCCCCGCCCGAGGCGTTCTCCCGGCGCGCGCACCTGCGAAGCATGGAGGACTACCGGCGGCTCTGGGACGAGGCCGCGCGCGACCCGGACAAGTACTGGGGAGACCGCGCCCGCGAGGAGCTCTACTGGAAGGAGCCCTTCCAGACGGTGCTCGACTGGAAGCCGCCCCACGCGCGGTGGTTCGTCGAGGGGCGCACCAACCTGGCCTACAACTGTCTGGACCGGCACCTCGCCACGCGCCGCGACAAGCCCGCCATCCTCTTCGAGGGCGAGCCGGGAGACCGCCGCCGAGTCACCTACGGTGAGCTCTTCACCGAGGTGAACCGCCTGGCCAATGGCCTCAAGTCGCTGGGCATCAAGAAGGGCGACCGCGTGGGCATCTACCTGCCCATGGTGCCCGAGGCCGTCGTCGCCATGCTGGCGTGCGCGCGCATCGGCGCGGTGCACTCGGTGGTGTTCGGAGGCTTCTCCGCCGAGGCCCTCCAGGAGCGCATGAACGACGCGGGCGCCAAGGTGGTGCTCACCGCGGATGGAGGTTGGCGCAAGGGCGCGGTGGTTCCGCTCCTGAAGAACGTGGAGCAGGCGCTCAGGAACATGCCCTCCGTGGAGAAGGTCGTGGTGGCCCAGCGCACCTCGACGGGCGCGCCCGCCTTGCCGGGCCCCCGCTTCATGGCGTGGGACGCGCTGGTGAAGGGCCAGTCCGACACGTGCGAGCCGGAGTGGGTGGAGAGCGAGCACCCGCTGTTCATCCTCTACACCTCCGGCTCCACCGGAAAGCCCAAGGGCGTGCTGCACACCACCGCGGGCTTCGCGATGAATGCGTCGCTCACCACGCGCTGGGTGTTCGACCTGCGCGAGGACGACATCTACTGGTGCACCGCCGACGTGGGCTGGGTGACGGGACACAGCTACGTCGTCTACGGGCCGCTGATGAACGGGGTGACCACCGTCATCTACGAGGGCGCGCCCACGCACCCGGGGCCGGACCGCTTCTGGGACATCATCGAGCGCTACAAGGCCACCATCCTCTACACCGCGCCCACCGCCATCCGCGCCTTCATGCGGCTGGGCGACGACATCCCGCGCCAGAAGGATTTGTCCTCGCTGCGCTTGCTGGGCAGCGTGGGTGAGCCCATCAACCCCGAGGCGTGGATGTGGTACCGCGACGTCATCGGCCAGGGCCGCTGCCCCGTGGTGGACACATGGTGGCAGACGGAGACGGGCTCCATCATGATTTCGCCGCTGCCCGGCGCCACGCCCACCAAGCCCGGCTCGGCCACGCTGCCTCTGCCGGGCATCCACGCGGAGATATTGGACCGCCAGGGCAACGCGGTGCCCAGAGGGCAGGGCGGCCTGCTCTTCATCACCCGCCCATGGCCCTCCATGCTGCGCACCGTGTACGGCGACCCGGAGCGCTACGTGCGCACGTACTTCAGCGAACTGCCCGGCAAGTACTTCACCGGCGACGGCGCGCGCACGGACGCGGACGGCTACTTCTGGTTGATGGGCCGCGTGGATGACGTCGTCAACGTGGCCGGACACCGCCTGGGCACCGCCGAGGTGGAGAGCGCGCTCGTCGCACACTCGCGTGTGTCCGAGGCCGCCGTGGTGGGCCGCCCCGACGACTTGAAGGGCACCGCGCTGGTCGCCTTCGTCACGCTGAAGAACGGAAACGCGCCCTCGGCCGAGCTCAAGAAGGAGCTGGCGCAGCACGTCTCCAAGGAGATTGGCGCCATCGCCCGCCCGGACGAGATTCGCTTCGCGGAGGCGCTGCCCAAGACGCGCTCCGGAAAAATCATGCGGCGGCTGCTCCGTGACGTCGCCGCGGGCAAGCAGTCCTCGCAGGACACCACCACGCTCGAGGACCTCAACGTCCTCGCGGCCCTCCAGCAGAACGACGAGTAG
- a CDS encoding NUDIX hydrolase produces the protein MPEYRNPKPTVDCIIELSGERIVLIRRANPPIGWALPGGFVDEGEPLDAAAIREVKEETGLDVKLVEQFFTYSDPKRDPRQHTLSTVYIGTAQGEPQGSDDAAEARTFRLDALPKDLCFDHGTILADYLAYKRTGQRRKL, from the coding sequence ATGCCCGAATATCGCAACCCCAAGCCCACCGTGGACTGCATCATCGAGCTGTCGGGTGAACGCATCGTGCTCATCCGCCGCGCGAATCCCCCCATCGGGTGGGCGCTGCCGGGTGGCTTCGTGGACGAGGGCGAGCCCCTGGACGCGGCGGCCATCCGCGAGGTGAAGGAGGAGACGGGACTGGACGTGAAGCTGGTGGAGCAGTTCTTCACGTACTCGGACCCCAAGCGGGACCCGAGGCAGCACACGTTGTCGACGGTGTACATCGGCACGGCGCAGGGCGAGCCCCAGGGCTCCGACGACGCGGCGGAGGCGCGGACCTTCCGGCTCGATGCCCTGCCCAAGGACCTGTGCTTCGACCACGGCACCATCCTCGCTGACTACCTGGCCTACAAGCGGACCGGGCAGCGGCGGAAGCTCTAG
- a CDS encoding M50 family metallopeptidase, which produces MHYALVLLALGGLLALHELGHLVAARLLGVRVPRFVFGFGPPMASFRLGGTQFVVGAVPLGATVHIQGMNPHRADASEAASFQTLGPVRRALIILAGPLTNYLFALGVLFALYTSGTHVVVPMTVGTVKPGSEAARAQLLPGDRIDMVDGQSPRTWTEFVEKVAVGVGRSLDLRVERAGEARTVTVRPRPDERGEGRIGVSQQYVYRTHAPGEALRHAVVHTMNIASEGVTMFMRLARGDQPHGGPTGPGALVRQESSDAASSGLDSVLRALVAASVALALLTLLPVPGLDGGRVLLLMIEAVSGRRLPPRVETLAQTVGFLAISAVIVVVAATEIRTALPERFKTKPATASTEASAQGPGVPAATGPGGTAAPASPGGSAVASPGTTTATPVLQTGTTGVAPAAGATSATPSSGVGSASPSPANIPGTTPAALSPAAGIAPAVPASTSGATPATPSTLTGTPAPSANTPGAKPATSSPAAGVAPATATSTTGASSVIPAKATGAQTPTPSPSSAKGTSAPGAPSTMVVAPADAAVAPIATPPKTGPTSPSTTSAPTGTPSTATAPPTTGATPSRTMTGATPPAIAPSSAVPPSMASTPASSGAPSTSGAPTR; this is translated from the coding sequence ATGCACTACGCGCTCGTCCTGCTCGCCCTGGGGGGGCTGCTGGCCTTGCATGAACTGGGGCACCTTGTCGCCGCGCGGTTGCTCGGCGTGCGGGTGCCGAGGTTCGTGTTCGGGTTTGGTCCACCCATGGCGTCCTTCCGGTTGGGCGGGACGCAGTTCGTCGTGGGCGCGGTTCCGCTGGGTGCGACGGTGCACATCCAGGGGATGAATCCCCATCGCGCGGACGCGAGCGAGGCGGCGAGCTTCCAGACGCTGGGGCCGGTGCGGCGCGCGCTCATCATCCTGGCGGGGCCACTGACCAACTACCTCTTCGCGCTGGGGGTCCTCTTCGCGCTGTACACGTCCGGCACGCACGTGGTGGTGCCGATGACGGTGGGCACGGTGAAGCCGGGCTCGGAGGCCGCTCGGGCGCAGCTTTTGCCGGGTGACCGCATCGACATGGTGGATGGTCAGTCGCCGCGGACCTGGACGGAGTTCGTGGAGAAGGTGGCCGTGGGCGTGGGGCGCTCGCTCGATTTGCGAGTGGAGCGGGCGGGTGAGGCGCGCACGGTGACGGTGCGTCCGCGTCCGGACGAGCGGGGCGAGGGGCGCATTGGAGTGAGTCAGCAGTACGTGTACCGCACGCATGCGCCCGGCGAAGCGCTGAGGCACGCGGTGGTGCACACGATGAACATCGCCTCCGAAGGGGTGACGATGTTCATGAGGCTGGCGCGGGGTGACCAACCGCATGGAGGCCCCACGGGGCCGGGCGCGCTGGTGAGGCAGGAGTCTTCGGACGCGGCCTCGTCGGGTTTGGATTCGGTGTTGAGAGCCCTGGTGGCGGCGTCGGTGGCGCTGGCGTTGCTGACCCTGCTGCCGGTTCCCGGCCTGGATGGCGGGCGCGTGTTGCTGTTGATGATTGAGGCCGTGAGTGGGCGCAGGCTGCCGCCACGCGTGGAGACACTCGCGCAGACGGTGGGGTTCCTCGCGATTTCGGCGGTCATCGTCGTGGTGGCGGCCACGGAGATTCGGACCGCGTTGCCGGAGCGGTTCAAGACCAAGCCCGCGACGGCATCCACGGAGGCTTCCGCGCAGGGGCCAGGGGTGCCCGCCGCGACGGGACCTGGAGGAACGGCGGCACCGGCGAGCCCAGGGGGTTCCGCTGTCGCGTCCCCCGGTACTACGACCGCGACACCGGTGCTTCAGACCGGTACGACAGGGGTTGCACCAGCAGCGGGCGCGACCTCCGCGACTCCGTCATCTGGCGTGGGCTCGGCTTCTCCGTCTCCGGCAAACATCCCGGGGACGACGCCCGCGGCTTTGTCACCGGCAGCAGGCATCGCGCCTGCGGTTCCCGCGAGCACATCCGGGGCGACACCCGCGACTCCGTCCACGCTCACAGGCACACCTGCCCCCTCGGCAAACACTCCAGGGGCGAAACCAGCAACGTCGTCACCGGCAGCGGGTGTGGCACCTGCAACCGCCACAAGCACGACGGGGGCGTCATCCGTCATCCCGGCCAAAGCGACTGGGGCGCAAACTCCAACACCGTCACCGTCTAGCGCCAAGGGAACATCAGCTCCCGGCGCACCATCAACGATGGTCGTGGCACCTGCCGATGCGGCAGTGGCACCGATTGCGACGCCGCCGAAGACGGGACCGACGTCTCCCAGCACCACGTCAGCACCGACGGGAACGCCCTCGACCGCCACGGCCCCCCCGACAACAGGAGCAACACCTTCGCGCACCATGACGGGTGCTACGCCACCGGCCATAGCCCCCTCCAGCGCGGTGCCACCCTCGATGGCATCGACGCCCGCGTCGAGCGGTGCGCCCAGCACGAGTGGCGCCCCCACGCGTTAG
- a CDS encoding molybdenum cofactor biosynthesis protein: MSSGGPITVLYFAAARERAGQARESFPVAEGATVRDVLRLLSAAHPGLEPLLPHLRVAVDQEFVGVDAPVRPGAEVALIPPVAGGSPGLFRVVDRPLRLEEVVEAVGGESYGGLVTFSGSVRNRTKGRRVLRLEYEAYAPMAEKKLAEIGAEVSTLWPGVRLAVVHRVGTLVPGELAVVIATASAHRREAFRGCEYTIERLKQDVPIWKKEFFEDGEVWVGLGP; the protein is encoded by the coding sequence ATGAGCTCCGGGGGCCCCATCACGGTGCTCTACTTCGCCGCTGCGCGTGAGCGGGCGGGGCAGGCGCGTGAGTCCTTTCCGGTGGCGGAGGGGGCGACGGTGCGCGACGTCCTTCGGTTGCTCTCGGCCGCTCATCCAGGATTGGAGCCGTTGCTACCGCACCTTCGCGTGGCGGTGGACCAGGAGTTCGTGGGGGTGGACGCGCCGGTTCGCCCGGGCGCGGAGGTGGCGCTGATTCCTCCCGTGGCGGGAGGTTCACCGGGGTTGTTCCGAGTGGTGGACCGGCCGCTGCGGTTGGAGGAAGTGGTGGAGGCCGTCGGCGGCGAGTCGTATGGCGGGCTCGTCACGTTCAGCGGCTCCGTGCGCAATCGGACGAAGGGTCGCAGGGTGCTCCGGCTGGAGTACGAGGCCTACGCGCCGATGGCGGAGAAGAAGCTGGCGGAGATTGGCGCGGAAGTCTCCACGCTGTGGCCGGGAGTCCGGCTGGCCGTGGTCCACCGCGTGGGCACGCTGGTTCCAGGGGAGCTGGCGGTGGTCATCGCCACCGCGTCCGCGCATCGCAGGGAAGCGTTCCGCGGGTGTGAGTACACGATTGAGCGGCTCAAGCAGGACGTGCCCATCTGGAAGAAGGAGTTCTTCGAGGATGGTGAGGTCTGGGTCGGGCTGGGACCCTGA
- a CDS encoding PKD domain-containing protein — MPLVPRSARSVAALLVLMAAVGPWASGCRRAIRADLGTDRVVEAGVPVELGSREEGAPVLAWEPGDGTPSQQGPRLTHAFARPGVYTVRALHEGQEVGQVRLTVVPRPLLRAVPADAQTVLWMPTLRGNLEVLVDFYERLVGPEESENALRDAPLVAMVLENLAQGSGVVDPEEGFGLFLLPSFDGVVALLGVTEPEAAMQAVAQELESAGHQVSPTGDGAMRVVPSDSGEPMLLFVDRGYLYLAMPDSAGGEEEAGEPVSVLAVEPAVADVEVARGAVRDFTGPGLSESALFHELRPKVADGHAYLYSGALKAGADAGEKESPVRGFMASLAIQSGRASLDGFLASSRPLFQGANAPASALLADSALGPVAAAQLSVPPEELAKLVFGAPGSPLRERVVERWRSRGLDPEALLKALRGDVAVLVYFDAPGFLKSFVQNHRPEPRGTVLIDAGLTSAEPVLRLLDEHLDGSLLRFRVENVPGGKLYRTMLRGFPVQLMVGAQRATLLAGESLDGRPRGDVGRALRERLGGEAFGAGHQSMMADLGQLRADLDAQHSVAGVSAERLASAQGLVKAVLERFIPMDSAFMDFSLAEGGARLKGGLQLREGARGGQGWR, encoded by the coding sequence ATGCCGCTTGTTCCTCGCTCCGCTCGTTCTGTCGCCGCGCTTCTCGTGTTGATGGCCGCCGTGGGCCCCTGGGCCTCCGGCTGCCGGCGCGCCATCCGCGCGGACCTGGGCACGGACCGCGTGGTGGAGGCGGGTGTTCCCGTGGAGCTGGGCTCACGCGAGGAGGGAGCTCCCGTCCTCGCCTGGGAGCCTGGAGACGGGACGCCGTCCCAGCAGGGCCCCAGGCTGACCCATGCGTTCGCCCGCCCCGGTGTGTACACGGTGCGCGCGCTGCATGAGGGCCAGGAAGTGGGGCAGGTGCGGCTCACCGTCGTGCCGCGTCCGCTCTTGAGAGCGGTGCCCGCGGATGCGCAGACGGTGCTGTGGATGCCCACGCTGCGGGGCAACCTGGAAGTGCTGGTGGATTTCTACGAGCGGCTCGTGGGCCCCGAGGAATCCGAGAACGCGCTCCGGGATGCGCCGCTCGTGGCGATGGTGCTGGAGAATCTGGCTCAGGGCTCGGGTGTCGTCGACCCGGAGGAGGGCTTTGGCCTCTTCCTGCTGCCGTCGTTCGACGGCGTGGTGGCGCTCCTGGGGGTGACGGAGCCCGAGGCCGCGATGCAGGCGGTGGCTCAGGAGTTGGAGAGCGCCGGGCATCAGGTGTCGCCGACGGGTGACGGCGCCATGCGGGTGGTGCCCTCGGACTCCGGCGAGCCGATGCTGTTGTTCGTCGACCGGGGCTACCTGTACCTGGCGATGCCCGACTCGGCGGGGGGCGAGGAGGAGGCCGGCGAGCCGGTGTCGGTGTTGGCCGTGGAGCCGGCGGTCGCGGACGTCGAGGTGGCGCGCGGCGCAGTGAGGGACTTCACGGGCCCCGGGCTCTCCGAGTCCGCGCTGTTCCATGAGCTCCGCCCGAAGGTCGCCGACGGTCATGCCTATCTGTACTCGGGCGCGTTGAAGGCGGGGGCGGATGCCGGTGAGAAGGAGTCTCCGGTGCGCGGCTTCATGGCCTCGCTGGCGATTCAATCCGGGCGCGCGTCGTTGGATGGGTTCCTCGCGTCGTCGCGGCCGCTGTTCCAGGGCGCGAACGCCCCCGCGTCGGCGCTCCTGGCGGACAGCGCGCTGGGGCCGGTGGCGGCCGCGCAGCTCTCCGTTCCTCCCGAGGAGCTGGCGAAGCTGGTGTTCGGTGCTCCGGGCTCGCCGCTGCGGGAGCGCGTGGTGGAGCGGTGGCGCTCGCGTGGGTTGGACCCGGAGGCCTTGTTGAAGGCCCTGCGTGGCGACGTGGCCGTGCTGGTGTACTTCGACGCGCCGGGGTTCCTGAAGAGCTTCGTCCAGAATCACCGGCCGGAGCCGCGAGGGACGGTGTTGATTGACGCGGGGCTCACGTCGGCGGAGCCCGTGCTGCGGCTGCTGGATGAGCACCTCGATGGTTCGCTGCTGCGCTTCCGCGTGGAGAATGTCCCGGGCGGCAAGCTGTACCGGACGATGCTCCGGGGCTTCCCGGTGCAGCTCATGGTGGGGGCTCAGCGGGCGACGTTGCTCGCGGGCGAGTCGCTGGACGGGCGCCCTCGCGGTGACGTGGGCCGAGCCCTTCGCGAGCGCCTGGGCGGTGAGGCCTTTGGCGCGGGGCACCAGTCGATGATGGCGGACCTGGGGCAGCTTCGCGCGGACCTGGACGCGCAGCACTCGGTGGCGGGGGTGTCCGCGGAGCGGCTCGCTTCGGCGCAGGGGCTCGTGAAGGCGGTGTTGGAGCGCTTCATTCCGATGGACTCGGCCTTCATGGACTTCTCCCTCGCGGAGGGCGGGGCCCGGTTGAAGGGGGGCTTGCAGCTGCGTGAGGGGGCTCGGGGCGGGCAGGGGTGGCGATGA
- a CDS encoding MXAN_2562 family outer membrane beta-barrel protein, with protein sequence MSRAWALGVAMVVAGMPAWAQDVVGSVDPEDFSSPRSGALIFRLGGYKPRIDTEKGLTGTPYKNTFGDSSLLLAEVELQFFFYQGIGTAGLGVSAGYGEKYANAKLEEGGDAAEKTALKVVPLGLNAFYKFDYAAFEWGIPLVPYGKLGLIYSPWWVTKGDDTENTDGRKGSGGKWGWGATAGVSFLLDVLQPRFARDFDSGLGVNHSYLFAEYTYADVDNFGGKGLVLSSRRWMFGLALDY encoded by the coding sequence ATGAGTCGGGCATGGGCGCTGGGTGTGGCCATGGTGGTCGCCGGGATGCCGGCGTGGGCGCAGGACGTCGTGGGCAGCGTGGACCCCGAGGACTTCTCCTCGCCACGCTCGGGTGCACTCATCTTCCGGCTGGGGGGCTACAAGCCCCGCATCGACACCGAGAAGGGCCTGACGGGGACGCCGTACAAGAACACCTTCGGCGACTCGTCGCTGCTGCTCGCCGAGGTGGAGCTGCAGTTCTTCTTCTACCAGGGCATCGGCACCGCGGGCCTGGGCGTGTCGGCGGGCTACGGTGAGAAGTACGCGAACGCGAAGCTCGAGGAGGGCGGCGACGCGGCGGAGAAGACGGCGTTGAAGGTGGTGCCCTTGGGGCTCAACGCCTTCTACAAGTTCGACTACGCGGCCTTCGAGTGGGGCATCCCGCTGGTGCCCTACGGCAAGCTGGGCCTCATCTACTCGCCGTGGTGGGTGACGAAGGGCGACGACACCGAGAACACCGACGGCCGCAAGGGCAGTGGTGGCAAGTGGGGCTGGGGCGCGACGGCCGGAGTCTCCTTCCTGCTGGACGTGCTGCAGCCGCGCTTCGCGCGTGACTTCGACTCGGGGCTGGGTGTCAACCACAGCTACCTGTTCGCCGAGTACACCTACGCGGATGTGGACAATTTCGGCGGGAAGGGCCTGGTGCTCTCGAGCCGACGCTGGATGTTTGGACTCGCGCTGGACTATTAG
- a CDS encoding MXAN_2561 family MXYO-CTERM-anchored protein, with translation MRHILVVLLLTASTALGQTVSFTGAAIQNGEVSVSLANCEKINQVTWTRSGTLPCADATLFLTEGSCTDKPDAAGNQVLKELKQNDTITTGTVDLQMSKALAQRGQVCADQTANRTFKLCASTTRQSGTLGQCESTLVSIGNNVSFVLDPVAPTAPPAPTVTGLDSALSVSVSPTSDTARVKVEVVEVTQGDDGGSATPGTVVTSREQVTPNNVFRMDGLQNGKTYGVRAIAFDKAGNQSADSALATGAPIPSNGFFDEYVGANGQETGGCGAGGGGLAVGAAMAALGFWLTSRRKQS, from the coding sequence ATGCGCCACATACTCGTCGTGCTTCTGCTCACCGCGTCGACCGCCCTGGGGCAGACCGTGTCCTTCACCGGCGCGGCCATCCAGAATGGCGAAGTCTCCGTCTCCTTGGCCAACTGCGAGAAGATCAACCAAGTCACCTGGACGAGGTCGGGCACATTGCCGTGTGCCGATGCCACCCTGTTCCTGACCGAGGGGAGCTGCACGGACAAGCCGGACGCGGCGGGCAATCAGGTGCTCAAGGAGCTCAAGCAGAACGACACCATCACGACGGGGACCGTCGATCTGCAGATGAGCAAGGCGCTCGCCCAGCGGGGTCAGGTGTGTGCGGATCAGACCGCGAACCGGACCTTCAAGCTCTGCGCTTCGACGACGCGGCAGAGCGGCACGCTGGGGCAATGCGAGTCGACCCTGGTGAGCATCGGGAACAATGTCTCCTTCGTCCTGGACCCGGTCGCGCCCACCGCGCCGCCGGCCCCCACGGTGACGGGGCTGGACAGCGCGCTGAGCGTCAGCGTGTCGCCGACCAGCGACACGGCGCGGGTGAAGGTGGAGGTGGTGGAGGTGACGCAGGGCGATGATGGCGGCAGCGCCACTCCGGGCACCGTGGTGACTTCCCGGGAGCAGGTGACGCCCAACAACGTGTTCCGCATGGACGGGCTGCAGAACGGCAAGACCTACGGCGTGCGAGCCATCGCCTTCGACAAGGCGGGCAATCAGAGCGCCGATTCGGCGCTGGCGACGGGCGCGCCCATTCCCAGCAACGGTTTCTTCGACGAGTATGTCGGCGCGAACGGCCAGGAGACGGGTGGCTGTGGCGCGGGTGGTGGTGGTCTCGCCGTGGGCGCCGCCATGGCCGCCCTGGGGTTCTGGCTGACGTCGCGGAGGAAGCAGTCATGA